The DNA region CCCATAAGAGCGACGCCGGCCGAATGAATCGCCGGGCCCTTCTTACAAGACGGCCAAAAAGAATGATTAAAGGGTCTGTCCCGTCCCCAAGCTTACGATTCGCCCTTCGGAATCTCATTCAGGCTCGGAACATAGTCCGCAGCCTTCTTCGGCTTCAAGGTTTTGCTCTCTTCGAGAATGCTTGCCTTGTTTTGCTGATTCTCCGTTTTTCTTGCTTTATGGTTCGGCATGCCCTTCACCTCCTGTCCGTAGAATGGGCTATTGTCACGGAGGTTATGCGGACAGGAGGAAAGAATAACGAAATGCATTTATACCGGGCTTTGCGCTCTTGCGCCTATTCCTTGCCCTTCTGCTCAAGCGCAGCCTTCAGCAGCTCGCCGAGATTCGAACCGATCGATTCCGGCTTGCTGTATTGCTGGAGCAGCTTGCGTTCCTCGCGCTTGTTCACATGCTTCGCGTCCTTCTTGAGCGTCTCGGTTATGCCGCAGCCGAGGCACTGCACGTACATGCCGGCCTTGCCTTCCTTCAGCTCCATCTTCTTGTGGCACTGCGGGCAGCGCCGGTTCGACAGCCGTTTCTCGCCGGAGCGCTTGTAGCCGCAGTCCTCGCTCGGGCAGACGAGCAGCTTGCCGCGCTTCGTCTTCTTCTCGAGCAGACGGGTGCCGCAGTCCGGGCAGTGGCTGTTCGAGACGTTATGCGGCTTGTATTCCACGTCGCTTCCCTTGACCTCGGTCACCAGCTTCTGCGTCATATCCCGGATGCCCCGCAGGAACGGCTCAGGCTTGCCCTGCCCCTTCGCGATCCGCTCCAGCTCGGCTTCCCAGCGGGCGGTCAGCTCCGGCGTCCGCAGCTCAGGAGCCACCAGCTCGATCAGCTGCTTGCCCTTGCCGGTCGGATGCAGGGACGAGCCCTGGCGTTCGATCGTATCCGAGCTGACCAGCTTCTCAATGATATCCGCCCGCGTCGCCGGCGTTCCGAGGCCGTGCTTCTCCATCTGCGACAGGAGAGCCGCTTCCGTGTAGCGCTTCGGCGGCTGGGTGCGTCCCGGCTTCAGGATGCAGCGGGCAACCTTCACCGGCTGGCCTTCCTTCAGCTCGGGCAGCAGCTTGCCTTCTGGAGCTGACCCTTGTCCCTCGTCATCCTCGCCATCGGCGTCGTCGTCATAATCGCCGCCGTACACCTCGCGCCATCCGCTGTCCTTGACCGTCGTCCCTTTCGCATGGAACGTCTCGCCTTCGATCTGAACGGTGACGGCGACTTGATCATACCGTGCCGGCGGATAGAACAGGCTGATGAAGCGGCGGACGATGAGATCATACAGCTTGCGCTCGTCGGCCGTCAGCTGGTTCAGCAGCACCGTCTGCTCGGTCGGGATAATCGCATGGTGATCCGTTACCTTGCTGTCGTCTACGACCCGCTTGCCCGGTGACAGGCTCTTGCGGAGCAGCGGACGGGCCAGTGATGCATACGGCCCTACCGCGACGCTCGACAGCCGCTCCTTCAGCGTACCTACCATGTCGGAGGTCAGATACCGGCTGTCCGTACGCGGATAAGTCACGAGCTTATGCTGCTCATACAGCCGCTGCAGGACGTTCGACGTCTGCTTGGCCGAGAAGCCGAACCGGCGGTTCGCATCCCGCTGCAGCTCGGTCAGATCGTACGCCAGCGGATGCGGCTCGTTCTTCTCGCTCTTTTTCACGCTGACGATCTTGCCCGAGGCTCCCTCCAGCTTCTGCTTGAGCTTCGCCGCGCGCTCCTTCTCGAACAGACGGCCGTCGCCGCCCGCGGCGCGCCAGGAAGCCTCGAAGCTGCCGAGATCGACCTGCAGCGTCTCATACTCCTGGGAACGGAAGTTCATGATTTCCTTCTCCCGGTCCATAATCATGCCGAGCGTCGGCGTCTGAACCCGGCCTGCCGAGAGCTGGGCATTGAACTTCGTGGTCAGCGCCCGCGTCACGTTCAGCCCGACCATCCAATCCGCCTCCGCCCGGCACCGCGCCGACTCGTACAGGCGGTCGAACTGCTGGCCCGGCTTCAGGGAAGCGAAGCCCTCCTTGATCGCTTTATCCGTCTGGGACGAGATCCACAGCCGCTTGAAGGGCTTGTTCCACTTCGCCATCTTCAGAATCCAGCGCGCCAGCAGCTCGCCTTCGCGGGCGGCATCGGTCGCAATGATCAGCTCGCCGACATCCTGACGCTTCATCAGATGCTGCACGTTCTTGAATTGATGGCTCGTCTCTCTAAGCACTTTAAGCCGCATGGAGTCCGGCAGGATCGGCAAATCCTCCAGCGCCCAGGTCTGGTACTTCTTATCATAGTCCTCGGGCTCCGCCAGGCCGATCAAGTGCCCGAGCGCCCAGGTAACGACGTATTTCGGTCCTTCGAAATAGCTCTTATGCTTCTCGCGGCTGCCCATCACCCGGGCGATTTCCTTCGCCACGGACGGCTTCTCCGCCAATACCAATACTTTCATAGCTCTCCCCTTCCTCTGTATCCCTATTATAACCTCCTCCCCGTATTTTCCACAAAAAAAGAGGCACGCTTTCCTCCACCCCATGGCGGCAGCAAAACGGCCTCTGATCACTCATTCGGTACTTTCGGGAATCCCAAAATCTTCATATCGATGGATCGCAAGGAGACACTCTGGCAGCAATCCAACCCGGCCAATATTGCCCGTTAACGATGAACCATGAAGCGTTTAGGTTAGGATGATTCTTTCGTCCTGCCTGCTCCGCTACTGGTTCTTGTCATCTTCCACGTAACGCCCTTGCTCCGGCACGGCCAGCTCGTCAAAATCCCGGGCCAGGCGCTTCAGCGACACCGCCAGCTCTTCGCCCGACATCGGCACCCCGTGCCCCGTCACCGCTAGCGCAGGATTCAGCGCTTCCAGCCGGCGCACCGATTCCCTTGCCGCATCCCAGTCCGGCGTAAAATACATCGGCGGACCGTGAAGCTCCTTCTCCTGGCTGATCACCGCCAGCGCCGATTCCTGCTGGACCGTAATGATCGCGTCTCCCGCAATGAGCGTCCGGTCCCGTTCGCGAAACAGCGAGATATGCCCCCGGCTGTGCCCCGGCGTCGGAATCCAGCGCCATTCCGGCAAGCCCGGCACCGTTCCGTCCATCGGCAGCGGGTGAATGCGCGAGCCGAGGTCGATCGCCCGGTTCGGATACACCGGCGCTAAACGTGCCATCATGCCGCCGCCCACGCTCGGATCGCCGGGAGGATAATCCTCTCGCCCCGTCAAATACGGCAGCTCCAGCTCGTGGGCATAGACGGGCACCCCCCAGCGGTCCGAAAGCTCCTTCACATTGCCGACATGATCGAAATGGCCGTGCGTCAGCACGATGCCCACCGGCGGCCGCCCAAACCGCTTCT from Paenibacillus ihbetae includes:
- a CDS encoding MBL fold metallo-hydrolase — its product is MNEHSMLNTGAVDTEEVLPDLINLRTMIVNLQMVGSPGTGDWVLVDTGIGNFEGSIAETAEKRFGRPPVGIVLTHGHFDHVGNVKELSDRWGVPVYAHELELPYLTGREDYPPGDPSVGGGMMARLAPVYPNRAIDLGSRIHPLPMDGTVPGLPEWRWIPTPGHSRGHISLFRERDRTLIAGDAIITVQQESALAVISQEKELHGPPMYFTPDWDAARESVRRLEALNPALAVTGHGVPMSGEELAVSLKRLARDFDELAVPEQGRYVEDDKNQ
- a CDS encoding DNA topoisomerase III codes for the protein MKVLVLAEKPSVAKEIARVMGSREKHKSYFEGPKYVVTWALGHLIGLAEPEDYDKKYQTWALEDLPILPDSMRLKVLRETSHQFKNVQHLMKRQDVGELIIATDAAREGELLARWILKMAKWNKPFKRLWISSQTDKAIKEGFASLKPGQQFDRLYESARCRAEADWMVGLNVTRALTTKFNAQLSAGRVQTPTLGMIMDREKEIMNFRSQEYETLQVDLGSFEASWRAAGGDGRLFEKERAAKLKQKLEGASGKIVSVKKSEKNEPHPLAYDLTELQRDANRRFGFSAKQTSNVLQRLYEQHKLVTYPRTDSRYLTSDMVGTLKERLSSVAVGPYASLARPLLRKSLSPGKRVVDDSKVTDHHAIIPTEQTVLLNQLTADERKLYDLIVRRFISLFYPPARYDQVAVTVQIEGETFHAKGTTVKDSGWREVYGGDYDDDADGEDDEGQGSAPEGKLLPELKEGQPVKVARCILKPGRTQPPKRYTEAALLSQMEKHGLGTPATRADIIEKLVSSDTIERQGSSLHPTGKGKQLIELVAPELRTPELTARWEAELERIAKGQGKPEPFLRGIRDMTQKLVTEVKGSDVEYKPHNVSNSHCPDCGTRLLEKKTKRGKLLVCPSEDCGYKRSGEKRLSNRRCPQCHKKMELKEGKAGMYVQCLGCGITETLKKDAKHVNKREERKLLQQYSKPESIGSNLGELLKAALEQKGKE